Proteins from one Primulina huaijiensis isolate GDHJ02 chromosome 18, ASM1229523v2, whole genome shotgun sequence genomic window:
- the LOC140964132 gene encoding plastidic glucose transporter 4-like, whose translation MLLLFLTFTWNALESYSGTLAVLGTVLYVLSFSLGAGPVPALLLPEIFASRIRAKAVALSLGMHWMSNFVIGLYFLSVVSKFGISTVYLGFASVCLLAVMYIAGNVVEIKGRSLEEIERALNPAI comes from the exons ATGCTGCTACTCTTCCTGACCTTCACTTGGAATGCTCTGGAATCTTATTCTGGAACACTTGCTGTCCTTGGCACTGTTCT TTATGTACTCTCCTTTTCTCTTGGCGCCGGTCCAGTACCTGCTCTGCTACTTCCAGAGATATTTGCCTCTAGGATCAGAGCCAAAGCAGTGGCATTGTCTTTGGGCATGCATTGG ATGTCCAATTTCGTGATCGGCCTGTACTTTTTGAGCGTTGTAAGTAAGTTCGGAATCAGCACGGTGTACCTGGGATTTGCGTCCGTTTGTCTTCTAGCAGTCATGTACATAGCTGGTAATGTTGTGGAAATAAAGGGCCGATCTTTGGAAGAAATCGAGCGTGCTCTGAATCCAGCTATCTGA
- the LOC140964932 gene encoding delta(7)-sterol-C5(6)-desaturase-like produces the protein MEEDYLKLFVEETSWYNDIVLGSMLPEKWSSALPHFYRGWLRNYIGGTLLYFISGILWCFYIYHLKRNVYVPKDAIPSKKAMLLQVGVAMKSMPWYCALPTISEYMIEHGWTKCYSRISDIGWIPYLYYMIIYLVIVEFGIYWMHRELHDIKPLYKYLHATHHIYNKQNTLSPFAGLAFHPLDGILQAVPHVIALFLIPVHFTTHIALLFIEAIWTANIHDCIHGKLWPVMGAGYHTIHHTTYRHNYGHYTIWMDWMFGTLRDPMEDEAKKI, from the exons ATGGAGGAAGATTACTTGAAGTTATTCGTGGAGGAAACTTCATGGTACAATGACATCGTATTGGGTTCGATGCTTCCGGAGAAGTGGTCCTCTGCGCTCCCTCACTTTTACAGAGGGTGGCTACGGAACTACATTGGAGGCACTTTGCTTTATTTTATCTCTGGAATTTTGTGGTGTTTCTACATCTACCACTTGAAGCGCAATGTTTATGTTCCTAAAG ATGCCATTCCTTCGAAAAAAGCCATGCTTTTGCAGGTAGGAGTTGCCATGAAATCCATGCCATGGTACTGTGCTCTTCCGACAATATCTGAATACATGATTGAACATGGATGGACAAAGTGTTATTCGAGGATAAGTGACATTGGTTGGATTCCTTACCTTTACTATATGATTATCTATCTAGTAATCGTGGAGTTTGGGATTTATTGGATGCACAGGGAGTTACATGACATAAAACCGCTCTATAAGTATCTTCATGCCACTCATCACATTTATAACAAGCAAAATACACTTTCTCCCTTTGCTG GTCTGGCTTTCCACCCGCTCGATGGGATATTACAGGCGGTACCTCACGTCATAGCTCTCTTTTTAATACCAGTGCATTTCACAACACACATAGCACTTTTATTCATCGAGGCCATATGGACTGCAAATATTCATGACTGCATACACGGGAAATTATGGCCTGTGATGGGCGCAGGGTACCACACAATTCATCACACCACTTATCGTCACAACTATGGCCACTACACGATATGGATGGACTGGATGTTCGGAACTCTTCGTGATCCAATGGAAGATGAGGCCAAGAAAATCTAA
- the LOC140964575 gene encoding LEAF RUST 10 DISEASE-RESISTANCEUS RECEPTOR-LIKE PROTEIN KINASE-like 2.4, producing the protein MNAHWISRFLRLVLAVKLFVIIFQAPSGCSDPQKLYKSCSNTFNCGSTINGIGYPFRDIQDPPYCGHPSFILSCDPQSNVTRINLIDTMYQVLEINQTAQIMRVVRDDIVVETCPQQMVNTTLDYTVFDYASMYTNYTFLYGCPASKYPGLNPLSCWSGGLIDGDLINVYLLPGNLGPGKCNASVVVPGPGNGYVGNGNSTGLVDVLRVGFEIKWELDSKACLACTESNGRCGFNFENNQTDCICSGPPYLADTCKIFANESAPIPQSSPPPFPGTHNASFLLGITYV; encoded by the coding sequence ATGAACGCTCACTGGATTTCTAGGTTCCTTCGTCTTGTATTAGCAGTAAaattatttgttataatattCCAAGCCCCCAGTGGATGTAGCGATCCCCAAAAACTCTACAAGTCATGCAGCAACACTTTCAACTGTGGCAGTACAATCAACGGAATCGGCTACCCTTTCCGGGATATTCAAGATCCTCCCTACTGCGGCCACCCGAGTTTCATCCTCAGCTGTGATCCCCAAAGCAACGTAACAAGAATCAACCTCATAGACACAATGTATCAGGTTCTGGAAATAAATCAAACCGCTCAAATCATGAGAGTCGTGAGAGACGACATCGTGGTGGAAACTTGCCCACAACAGATGGTCAACACCACTTTAGACTACACCGTCTTTGATTATGCATCCATGTATACAAACTACACGTTCTTGTATGGTTGCCCGGCCTCGAAATATCCGGGTTTGAACCCTCTTTCTTGTTGGAGCGGTGGGTTGATTGACGGTGATTTAATAAACGTGTATCTGTTGCCCGGAAACTTGGGCCCTggaaagtgtaatgctagcgtCGTAGTTCCAGGGCCTGGGAATGGGTACGTTGGGAATGGGAATTCAACAGGTTTGGTTGATGTACTTCGAGTGGGATTTGAGATTAAGTGGGAACTTGATAGCAAAGCTTGTCTTGCGTGTACTGAATCCAATGGAAGATGTGGattcaatttcgaaaataatcaaACGGACTGCATTTGCTCTGGTCCTCCATATCTGGCCGACACTTGCAAAATATTTGCTAATGAATCGGCCCCTATTCCCCAATCGTCTCCGCCCCCGTTTCCGGGTACGCATAATGCTTCCTTCTTACTCGGAATTACATATGTTTAA
- the LOC140964576 gene encoding uncharacterized protein — MAAFQKFKLLIAAKCAVAGSPTRSPTSSPVIHLRRKKTLRMLLGGRTLPDEASPDSDEGISPEMELSAKRKLEDLFVSSPPDFVERASENHVLERLLTTNTVSDGGVRGTGYRPLSATFRQRLMRRAWRPVLVAIPEQYEH; from the coding sequence atggccgCTTTTCAGAAATTCAAGCTCTTAATAGCGGCAAAGTGTGCGGTTGCTGGGAGCCCCACTAGAAGCCCAACCAGCAGCCCAGTAATCCACCTCCGCAGGAAGAAAACCCTTCGAATGCTGCTCGGTGGGAGAACCCTTCCGGATGAGGCTTCTCCTGATAGTGATGAAGGGATCTCGCCGGAGATGGAGTTGTCCGCAAAGCGGaagctcgaggatttattcgtGTCGTCGCCGCCGGATTTCGTAGAGAGGGCCTCGGAGAATCATGTTCTGGAAAGGTTGTTGACGACCAACACCGTGTCCGACGGTGGCGTCAGGGGGACTGGGTACCGGCCGCTTTCGGCCACGTTTCGGCAGCGGTTGATGAGGAGAGCGTGGCGGCCGGTGCTCGTCGCCATACCTGAGCAGTACGAACATTAA